In the Ursus arctos isolate Adak ecotype North America unplaced genomic scaffold, UrsArc2.0 scaffold_19, whole genome shotgun sequence genome, one interval contains:
- the LOC113243546 gene encoding cytochrome P450 2G1 codes for MELGGAFTIFLALSLSCLLILIAWKRNNKGGKLPPGPTPIPFLGNVLQVRTDATFQSFMKLKEKYGPVFTVYMGPRPVVVLCGHEAVKEALVDRADEFSGRGELASIERNFQGHGVALANGERWRILRRFSLTILRDFGMGKRSIEERIQEEAGFLLEELRKTKGSPIEPTFFLSRTVSNVISSVVFGSRFDYEDKQFLKLLQMINESFIEMSTPWAQLYDMYSGIMQYLPGRHNRIYYLVEELKDFIASRVKINEASFDPQNPRDFIDCFLIKMYQDTNNPHTEFNLKNLVLTTLNLFFAGTETVSSTLRYGLLLMMKYPEVEAKIHKEIDQVIGPHRIPSVDDRVKMPYTDAVIHEIQRLTDIVPMGVPHNVIRDTHFRGYLLPKGTDVFPLLGSVLKDPKYFRYPDAFYPQHFLDEQGRFKKNEAFVPFSSGKRICLGEAMARMELFLYFTSILQNFSLHSLVPPADIDITPRVSGFGNIPPIYELCLKAR; via the exons ATGGAGCTAGGAGGGGCCTTCACCATCTTTCTGGCACTCTCCTTGTCTTGTCTACTCATCCTCATTGCCTGGAAACGGAACAACAAGGGGGGGAAGCTGCCCCCTGGGCCCACACCAATACCCTTCCTGGGGAACGTGTTGCAAGTCCGTACTGATGCCACTTTTCAGTCTTTCATGAAG CTCAAGGAGAAGTATGGCCCAGTCTTCACTGTGTATATGGGTCCCCGGCCAGTAGTTGTTTTATGTGGACATGAGGCAGTGAAGGAGGCCCTGGTAGACCGAGCAGATGAGTTCAGTGGCCGCGGAGAACTGGCTTCAATAGAGCGAAATTTCCAAGGTCATG GTGTAGCTCTGGCTAACGGAGAACGATGGAGGATCCTCCGACGCTTCTCCCTGACCATTCTACGGGACTTCGGAATGGGAAAGCGGAGCATTGAGGAACGGATCCAGGAGGAAGCTGGCTTCTTACTAGAGGAATTACGGAAGACCAAGG GTTCTCCCATCGAGCCCACGTTCTTCCTGAGCCGCACTGTCTCCAACGTCATCAGTTCCGTCGTCTTTGGAAGCCGCTTTGACTATGAGGACAAGCAGTTCCTGAAGCTGCTGCAGATGATCAATGAGAGTTTCATTGAGATGAGCACACCTTGGGCACAG CTATATGACATGTATTCTGGGATCATGCAATATTTGCCAGGAAGACACAATCGCATCTACTACTTGGTAGAAGAACTCAAGGACTTCATTGCCTCTAGGGTGAAGATCAACGAAGCATCGTTTGACCCACAAAACCCTCGGGACTTCATTGACTGCTTCCTCATCAAGATGTACCAG gaTACAAATAATCCCCACACAGAATTCAATCTCAAGAACTTGGTCCTGACTACACTCAACCTCTTCTTTGCTGGCACAGAGACTGTTAGCTCTACACTACGGTATGGATTGCTGCTAATGATGAAGTATCCTGAAGTGGAAG CCAAAATCCATAAAGAGATTGACCAGGTGATTGGACCACACCGGATCCCAAGTGTGGACGACAGAGTCAAGATGCCCTACACGGATGCTGTGATCCATGAGATACAGAGACTGACAGATATCGTACCCATGGGTGTTCCCCATAATGTCATCCGGGACACTCACTTCCGAGGCTACCTTCTGCCCAAG GGCACTGATGTGTTCCCCCTGCTTGGCTCTGTCCTCAAAGACCCCAAATACTTCCGCTACCCAGATGCCTTCTATCCTCAACACTTCCTGGATGAACAGGGCCGCTTCAAGAAGAATGAAGCCTTTGTACCTTTTTCCTCTG GAAAGCGCATCTGCCTGGGCGAGGCCATGGCCCGCATGGAACTCTTTCTCTACTTCACCTCCATCCTTCAGAACTTCTCTCTACACTCGCTGGTGCCCCCCGCTGACATCGATATCACACCCAGGGTCTCAGGCTTTGGCAACATCCCTCCCATCTATGAGCTCTGTCTCAAGGCCCGCTGA